The Microplitis mediator isolate UGA2020A chromosome 8, iyMicMedi2.1, whole genome shotgun sequence genome has a window encoding:
- the LOC130673278 gene encoding uncharacterized protein LOC130673278, translating into MEEDHKLSKESYATISSVSKYISKAFAHKYKYKDKDNSSWYLAPSLTSRFDSDTSLARSYYGYGTPAFYSTFDPISVLASLAFLAFLLQSFMSLFDRSRSIIPAIVTSRSVSRDEVPDPIKLIMQALDEYEIFNDKVPDKKERDKNY; encoded by the exons ATGGAGGAAGATCATAAATTGTCAAAAGAATCATAC GCCACGATCTCTTcagtttcaaaatatatttcaa aGGCTTTCGctcacaaatataaatataaagacaAAGATAATTCTTCTTGGTACTTAGCACCAA GTCTCACTTCACGATTCGACTCGGACACGAGTTTGGCACGGAGTTATTACGGCTACGGTACTCCGGCATTTTATTC aaCATTTGATCCAATAAGTGTACTCGCATCATTGGCATTTCTTGCATTCCTACTCCAATCATTTATGTCACTATTTGATAGATCACGATCAATAATACCAGCAATCGTTACCAGTAGATCTGTCTCACGTGATGAAGTTCCTGATCCAATAAAACTTATCATGCAAGCTCTAGATGAATat gaaatatTTAACGATAAAGTGCCAGATAAAAAGGAACGggacaaaaactactga